A section of the Candidatus Tisiphia endosymbiont of Nedyus quadrimaculatus genome encodes:
- a CDS encoding IS110 family transposase produces MKDINILGIDLAKTIFHIVALNKDGEKILAKKLHREEFEDYILTNIPKNSLLVMEACGSCHYWSNKFMESGFTVKLLKPCDVKAFAKTRQKNDTNDALAIARAGKDPELKSVRIKNISQQEISWLHKRRQHIIRQRVQYSNGLMSDLLEFGYYIKMSKSKFAREALNIVEDAKNAGVISERMYKEMKVIAEEIATLLIQESAIDKQLIAINKESETATLLKTIPGIGEINANILSIAAYENYDDCRSFAASLGLVPKQNSTGGKTSLGSITKKGDRYVRTMLIQGARSIAIRAKIQKDPTDHLVQWAKKLLERMSFNKAAVAIANKLARIAYVCVTRKCAYA; encoded by the coding sequence ATGAAAGATATTAATATACTAGGCATTGATTTAGCAAAAACAATTTTTCATATTGTTGCATTAAATAAAGATGGTGAAAAAATATTAGCTAAAAAATTACACAGAGAAGAATTTGAAGACTACATTTTAACAAACATTCCCAAGAATAGTTTATTGGTAATGGAAGCATGTGGCAGTTGTCATTATTGGAGCAATAAGTTTATGGAATCAGGTTTTACAGTAAAATTACTTAAACCATGTGATGTAAAAGCTTTTGCAAAAACTCGGCAAAAAAATGATACAAATGATGCTTTGGCAATAGCAAGAGCAGGAAAAGATCCGGAGTTAAAATCGGTTCGTATAAAAAATATATCACAACAAGAGATTAGTTGGTTACATAAACGTCGGCAACATATTATTAGACAAAGAGTACAATATAGTAATGGTTTAATGAGTGATTTACTTGAATTTGGTTATTACATAAAAATGAGTAAATCTAAATTTGCCCGTGAGGCATTAAATATAGTAGAAGATGCCAAAAATGCTGGTGTGATTTCAGAGAGAATGTATAAGGAAATGAAGGTAATAGCTGAAGAAATTGCTACGTTATTAATACAAGAATCAGCAATAGATAAACAGCTAATAGCAATAAATAAAGAATCTGAAACAGCTACTTTATTAAAAACAATACCAGGTATTGGAGAAATTAATGCTAATATACTAAGCATAGCAGCTTATGAAAATTATGATGATTGTCGAAGTTTTGCTGCAAGTTTGGGATTAGTGCCTAAGCAAAATAGCACAGGTGGTAAAACAAGTCTTGGATCTATCACTAAGAAAGGAGATAGATATGTTAGAACTATGCTGATACAAGGAGCAAGGTCTATTGCAATCAGAGCAAAAATACAAAAGGATCCTACTGATCATTTAGTGCAATGGGCAAAGAAATTGCTGGAAAGGATGAGCTTTAATAAGGCTGCTGTGGCAATAGCAAACAAATTAGCTAGAATAGCGTATGTATGTGTTACAAGAAAATGTGCATATGCTTGA
- a CDS encoding Sca4 family protein yields the protein MSLQESEETLSAITQLQKKMKTGQGIFEKANEDLKVLQRDLRDKQIALNTLRENLQEQDNDALKLLEKLWKQQEKIKGHLLAKSADEITQAIQEQNEFIDSELELIKQQYKDIVSNLKLCREFEEFLHEDGKDIDNIDVERRKEFSQLLEGNALLKEDNKKELLEKNLQFMVELNASKQNLEEREAYLIEQKGKLQNKDLADNLAVYVQLKLQELFKEWQAEIEKEIDVILADSPIIVKQYENVKLQEEEIKKIQDQIEQKTQIIEQSKQQEGQWFEELKQLEEKSYPPLSSAKQQQEDPVSHYPILQERANDVEASVKHQIELGKLNTKLDIAEEEAAYKTYQLEQLKSLIDTEKLSVNQERKKHLAVISELQERIGELEREKKEQQIEQQKVITPQDLSLLDELEKALEINAFVKLEARISELTQENNDLKTKLEKIENEKEQLEVLSEEKDLEYSKAKENYAAKLQEVDEELLQLKSEQQERQTELDRTKEKLTGTSEKLLEAEELHGKGSEQAKKLQDQVEELTKVQHQLTTELKETREGAESRIAGLTKEKESATLDLQAARLAYEAMLKEQSEAAAAELQTINEKLSQLKLEQQEKQAELERTREELTGTSEKLLEAEELHGKGSEQAKKLQDQVEELTKVQHQLTTELKETREGAESRIAGLTKEKESATLDLQAARLAYEAMLKEQSEAAAAELQEINKELSQLKLEQQESRSELEKKQQELIIVQESLKAAEQEYGVESKQAKELQAQLGGLTNENNSLKTQLEEIENAKEQLEILSGKKDLEYNYLEAEYEKQQAELKKIQQELTLEKLISDEQYDQNKNFKTQLNKVTDENEGLKSQLEKIKEDTKNQLETLSARKDLEYNALEEKQKGDIDELWGRLEVAQEHAQRIQKDEQARVTELKDKDVRIAELEAKNAALLEQLKKLQIKPEVQGAGIQTDEIAGKEKTSVSTETENITKEFRAVDSQTDNRQKLYQSVGTEYRPRMDSGVSTEEVATNVTKVIVQEQTVPTSIEEQTVDKVLVQNKTKGNVYDDDKILQAFKELSREQVQPIVNKFSLESTSSFAQFAQENVGELSEAFRDSKVLREIENIEQRGYTDIHKKFAAEYKDIEWQEKASGKSFSLQQNGQDVVTINETTLNHDDKNAKYKTSKGEEIKNARVVNIPLSIDMKGACHMSFAVQDTNGRNISKEDAVYLTAHYKNGKLVHLTKPTEIFSCSDDNKSPLYLKRKGKTYTLPVDKSTLEQLEQEVLKNKGEYVGIVKNAQGNIRVKSAAVHGLQPDCVTADPLFKDASQLLHDANATPALDGSLDMKGLAHKKPNRNVGSVGKF from the coding sequence ATGTCATTACAAGAATCAGAAGAAACTTTATCCGCAATAACACAACTCCAAAAAAAGATGAAAACTGGACAGGGTATATTTGAAAAAGCTAATGAAGACCTCAAAGTGCTACAAAGAGATCTCCGAGATAAGCAAATAGCATTAAATACTCTAAGAGAGAATTTGCAGGAACAAGATAATGATGCATTAAAATTGTTGGAAAAACTTTGGAAACAGCAGGAAAAAATAAAAGGACACCTACTTGCTAAATCAGCAGACGAAATAACACAAGCCATCCAAGAACAAAATGAATTTATAGATTCAGAGTTAGAACTGATCAAGCAGCAATATAAAGACATTGTATCAAATCTTAAGCTATGCCGAGAGTTTGAAGAGTTTTTACATGAAGATGGAAAAGATATTGATAATATAGACGTCGAGCGAAGAAAGGAATTTTCTCAATTACTTGAAGGAAATGCATTACTTAAAGAAGATAACAAAAAAGAATTACTTGAGAAAAATTTGCAGTTTATGGTCGAGCTTAATGCCAGTAAGCAGAATTTAGAAGAAAGGGAGGCCTATTTAATCGAGCAAAAAGGGAAGTTACAAAATAAAGATTTAGCTGATAATCTAGCAGTTTATGTTCAGCTAAAACTACAAGAATTGTTTAAGGAATGGCAAGCGGAGATAGAAAAAGAAATAGACGTTATATTAGCAGACAGTCCTATAATAGTGAAGCAATATGAAAATGTAAAACTACAAGAAGAAGAAATAAAGAAAATCCAAGATCAAATAGAGCAAAAAACTCAAATCATTGAGCAAAGTAAGCAGCAAGAAGGGCAGTGGTTTGAAGAATTAAAACAATTGGAAGAAAAATCTTACCCCCCTCTATCTAGTGCAAAACAACAACAAGAAGATCCAGTCAGTCATTATCCTATATTACAAGAAAGAGCTAATGATGTTGAGGCGTCAGTGAAACATCAAATTGAGCTTGGTAAGTTGAATACTAAGCTTGATATTGCAGAGGAAGAAGCAGCTTATAAAACCTACCAATTAGAGCAATTAAAGTCATTGATAGATACGGAAAAATTATCTGTAAATCAAGAAAGGAAAAAACATCTAGCAGTAATAAGTGAACTCCAAGAACGGATTGGAGAACTGGAAAGAGAAAAAAAAGAGCAGCAAATAGAGCAGCAGAAAGTTATTACACCGCAGGATCTTAGTTTATTGGATGAACTAGAAAAAGCACTTGAAATAAATGCATTTGTAAAGTTAGAAGCTCGGATAAGTGAGTTAACCCAAGAGAATAATGATTTAAAAACTAAGTTAGAAAAAATAGAAAATGAAAAAGAACAGCTAGAGGTACTTAGTGAGGAAAAAGATTTAGAGTATAGTAAAGCAAAAGAAAATTATGCAGCGAAATTGCAAGAGGTAGATGAGGAATTATTACAACTAAAATCAGAGCAGCAAGAAAGACAAACAGAGTTAGATAGAACAAAAGAAAAATTAACTGGTACTAGTGAGAAATTGCTTGAAGCTGAAGAATTGCATGGAAAAGGAAGTGAGCAGGCTAAAAAATTACAAGATCAGGTAGAGGAATTAACCAAGGTTCAGCATCAACTAACGACTGAGTTAAAAGAAACAAGAGAAGGGGCAGAAAGTCGAATAGCAGGACTTACTAAAGAAAAAGAATCAGCAACTCTCGACTTACAGGCAGCACGATTAGCCTATGAAGCAATGCTTAAAGAACAATCAGAGGCAGCTGCAGCAGAATTGCAAACAATAAACGAGAAATTATCACAACTAAAATTAGAGCAGCAAGAAAAACAGGCAGAGTTAGAGAGAACAAGAGAAGAATTAACCGGTACTAGTGAGAAATTGCTTGAAGCTGAAGAATTGCATGGAAAAGGAAGTGAGCAGGCTAAAAAATTACAAGATCAGGTAGAGGAATTAACCAAGGTTCAGCATCAACTAACGACTGAGTTAAAAGAAACAAGAGAAGGGGCAGAAAGTCGAATAGCAGGACTTACTAAAGAAAAAGAATCAGCAACTCTCGACTTACAGGCAGCACGATTAGCCTATGAAGCAATGCTTAAAGAACAATCAGAGGCAGCTGCAGCAGAATTGCAAGAGATAAATAAGGAATTATCACAACTAAAATTAGAGCAGCAAGAAAGTCGGAGTGAGCTAGAAAAGAAGCAACAAGAATTAATAATCGTTCAAGAAAGCCTAAAGGCAGCTGAGCAAGAATATGGTGTAGAAAGTAAGCAAGCTAAAGAATTACAAGCTCAGCTAGGTGGATTAACCAATGAGAATAATAGTTTAAAAACTCAGTTAGAAGAAATAGAAAATGCAAAAGAACAGTTAGAGATACTTAGTGGGAAGAAAGATTTAGAGTATAATTATTTAGAGGCAGAATACGAAAAACAACAGGCAGAGCTAAAGAAAATTCAACAAGAATTAACGTTGGAAAAACTTATTTCTGATGAGCAATATGACCAAAATAAAAACTTTAAAACTCAGTTAAATAAAGTAACCGATGAGAATGAGGGTTTAAAATCTCAGTTAGAAAAAATAAAAGAAGATACAAAAAATCAGCTAGAAACACTTAGTGCAAGAAAAGATTTAGAGTATAATGCCTTAGAAGAAAAACAAAAAGGGGATATAGATGAACTTTGGGGGAGGTTGGAGGTTGCTCAGGAACATGCCCAAAGAATCCAAAAAGATGAACAGGCTAGGGTAACAGAGCTTAAAGATAAGGATGTTAGGATAGCGGAACTTGAAGCTAAAAATGCTGCACTTCTAGAGCAGTTGAAAAAATTACAAATTAAGCCGGAAGTACAAGGAGCTGGGATTCAAACGGATGAGATAGCTGGTAAAGAGAAGACGTCAGTAAGTACGGAAACAGAGAATATTACTAAAGAGTTTAGAGCAGTTGATAGCCAAACAGATAATAGGCAAAAGTTGTATCAATCAGTAGGTACAGAGTATAGACCTAGGATGGATAGTGGCGTGTCAACCGAGGAAGTTGCAACTAATGTGACAAAGGTAATTGTTCAGGAGCAAACAGTACCTACTTCAATTGAAGAGCAAACTGTAGATAAAGTGTTGGTTCAGAATAAAACTAAGGGTAATGTTTATGACGATGATAAAATATTGCAAGCTTTTAAGGAATTGTCAAGAGAGCAAGTCCAGCCAATTGTTAATAAATTTTCTTTGGAATCTACAAGCAGTTTTGCTCAATTTGCCCAAGAAAATGTTGGAGAATTATCCGAAGCATTTCGGGACTCAAAAGTACTACGAGAGATAGAAAATATTGAACAAAGAGGCTATACAGATATTCATAAAAAATTTGCAGCTGAGTATAAAGATATTGAATGGCAAGAAAAAGCATCAGGTAAAAGCTTTAGCTTGCAGCAAAACGGTCAGGATGTTGTGACAATAAATGAAACAACATTGAATCATGATGACAAAAATGCTAAATATAAAACTAGTAAGGGAGAAGAAATTAAAAATGCTCGTGTGGTAAATATACCGTTATCTATAGATATGAAAGGGGCGTGCCATATGTCTTTTGCAGTACAAGATACAAATGGACGTAATATTAGTAAAGAAGATGCTGTATATTTGACTGCTCACTATAAGAATGGCAAGTTAGTGCATCTGACCAAACCTACAGAAATATTTTCTTGTTCTGATGACAATAAGTCACCTTTATATTTGAAACGTAAGGGTAAAACTTATACTTTACCAGTAGATAAAAGCACTCTTGAGCAACTTGAGCAAGAAGTCCTTAAAAACAAAGGAGAATATGTAGGAATAGTTAAAAATGCCCAGGGTAATATTAGGGTAAAGTCAGCTGCTGTTCACGGGTTGCAACCTGATTGTGTAACAGCTGACCCTCTTTTTAAGGATGCGTCTCAGCTATTACACGATGCTAATGCCACCCCTGCTCTAGATGGTTCTCTAGATATGAAAGGACTTGCTCATAAAAAACCTAACCGAAATGTAGGTAGTGTCGGAAAGTTTTAA
- a CDS encoding autotransporter domain-containing protein has protein sequence MVLFNKLQNNFLINISNRYLVTRCIIFLFFLLQGFGTSNVLAAGLRNEQIYSNDLENWNVKQGVSERSVHEVREYANTPQFYETNSSKQKSINLPHLDPTTNKEYFENEIEATLQLIYEARDELEILEQTRNSQIIDRFGDYDNELKKVFGLQNNYYSGVLELLEADYLTLLDSQKEYSSKKNMIEEKISDNKTLQGIKKKGLTAIEQLIKSNSEEYDKAQSEAKLKAFEGKKEYYQAQSEAERKASEEKAEYYKAQSEAKLKALVDKEKSLSEIKKELEETPHQDAVSLNNLKNENNKQGGSEYNVVNAGPESIYEGNFSDHLSIVKILKKIDLSPQELGYDDNAKETLYTNQLNEVNKNLEDLAQKISETEQQESILKQEKDNYDQLSSAINIKKEKIRKLNKTKEYCESKLDCKEADNLLPTLPKKKLQFRDVAAHIISIIKAQPQTSNNLVSVKSPYISLDDQPPPPSLSMQTEILPYQIEASVVTPLILDTPNNETLTDKAIPQVNTKSLHDEFQEFSTENDGNNQCKEIITRRHSVETEQPKYYQDKKTITRTFSLELPRPQSLDEGFFSHHSTSESEKEERSDSEDESPIDFPLKRFSRSSSLAPLDPLYYSRRSSSAPPILQSQPLEIDRTPNATSDQDVAPSQNSNEIAVVTFLPITQEAVPIVTESQSLAKTTPPVTKLQYPVETIAPIETMPSVAKLTNPPPLLEPTFYEDKPPPITQEQSSTMHAIVDQVVIYNVDNKQGVSENNVELHEYENPPKLYKTKRQKRSFEDNLGLEELFKEEAVPIVANVQLPKPEHHAVEHIVDKPEYHAIEHIVARPEYHAVEHIVANDQPLAAAPAPQPPVANEQHPVADHQPLAAAPPADVVHVVENDLPAVQPPEDEYLAANGQPQKPEHDIFDEDNLGLEELFKEEAVPIVANDQPPADVVHVENDPPAVQRLVANDQPQEDQPQKDKHHADNDQSQKDEQIVDNKQTLVAAPQPPAETIILVEKKPYIPPINFDIEQNIAKYTTYIELDYLDLISNALSTRNNLLKHDFTVNMAAAGDNDYYIKKGGWIQVMNSTSKQKGNTLPFKNNQQGFVLGFDAQPLDELIIGIAYANANSYTEFQSIFNDKQNTILHVAAIYSKYTLSPNMYLSSYLKYGKAFIKNLGKRDTISINSKTKGYVGRAKLETHYKVDLDKFLFKPMVGIIFDRFLIKNFTEYRKDFNINVPTRKGKRVSLETGIDFSKRILVKNISIIPKVHFKLDHTILLNNSNDIINFTSIEHHTQTVAITKSLRPSPKNVMYTLGGCINMQSVSALELGAGYDYSLKKNFTTHSFYVNGSVKF, from the coding sequence ATGGTTTTATTTAACAAGCTACAAAATAACTTTCTTATTAATATATCTAATAGATATTTAGTAACAAGGTGCATAATTTTTCTTTTTTTTTTATTACAAGGGTTTGGTACATCTAATGTTTTGGCAGCAGGACTAAGAAATGAGCAAATATACTCAAATGATTTGGAGAATTGGAACGTAAAACAAGGGGTGAGCGAACGGAGCGTACATGAAGTACGTGAGTACGCGAATACCCCGCAGTTTTACGAAACCAATTCTTCAAAGCAGAAGAGTATAAATCTACCTCATCTAGACCCAACTACTAATAAAGAATACTTTGAAAATGAAATAGAGGCAACTCTGCAACTTATTTATGAAGCTCGTGATGAGTTGGAAATACTAGAACAAACACGTAATTCACAAATAATAGACAGATTTGGGGATTATGACAATGAGTTGAAAAAAGTATTTGGTTTACAAAACAATTATTATTCAGGAGTACTTGAGTTACTAGAAGCAGATTATTTAACATTACTTGATTCACAGAAAGAGTATAGTTCAAAGAAAAACATGATCGAAGAAAAAATATCAGATAATAAAACGCTGCAAGGTATAAAGAAGAAAGGTTTAACCGCAATAGAGCAACTAATAAAGAGCAATTCTGAAGAATATGACAAAGCTCAATCAGAAGCTAAACTAAAGGCTTTTGAGGGAAAGAAAGAATATTATCAAGCTCAATCAGAAGCTGAACGAAAGGCTTCTGAGGAAAAGGCAGAATATTATAAAGCTCAATCAGAAGCTAAACTAAAGGCTTTGGTGGACAAGGAAAAATCTTTGTCAGAAATAAAAAAAGAATTAGAGGAAACCCCACATCAAGATGCTGTATCCTTGAATAATTTGAAGAATGAGAACAACAAACAAGGAGGGAGCGAATACAACGTAGTAAACGCAGGTCCCGAAAGTATTTACGAAGGCAATTTTTCAGATCATTTAAGTATAGTTAAAATTCTAAAAAAAATAGACCTATCTCCACAAGAGCTAGGGTACGATGATAACGCAAAAGAAACTCTCTATACTAATCAGCTTAATGAAGTAAATAAAAATTTAGAAGATTTGGCACAGAAGATAAGTGAGACAGAACAGCAAGAGTCAATACTCAAGCAAGAAAAAGATAATTACGACCAACTATCAAGTGCTATCAATATAAAAAAAGAAAAAATCCGCAAGTTAAACAAAACAAAAGAATACTGTGAATCTAAGCTAGATTGTAAAGAGGCTGATAATTTATTACCTACTTTACCAAAGAAGAAACTACAGTTTAGGGATGTGGCAGCACACATTATTTCTATTATCAAAGCACAACCTCAAACTTCTAATAATTTGGTGTCAGTAAAATCACCTTATATATCTCTTGATGACCAACCTCCGCCTCCAAGCTTAAGTATGCAAACAGAGATATTACCATACCAAATAGAGGCTTCTGTTGTTACACCTCTAATATTAGATACCCCTAATAATGAAACGCTAACCGATAAAGCTATACCACAAGTAAACACTAAAAGTTTACACGATGAATTTCAAGAGTTTTCAACAGAAAATGACGGTAATAATCAATGTAAGGAGATTATTACTCGCAGACATAGCGTCGAAACAGAACAACCTAAATATTATCAAGATAAGAAAACTATTACTCGTACGTTTAGCCTCGAACTCCCCCGACCCCAATCACTAGACGAAGGTTTTTTTTCTCATCACAGCACATCAGAATCTGAAAAGGAAGAGCGGAGCGACTCTGAAGATGAATCACCCATAGATTTTCCCTTAAAAAGGTTTTCACGGTCATCTTCATTAGCACCACTCGATCCACTATATTATTCAAGAAGATCTTCTTCAGCTCCTCCTATATTGCAATCTCAGCCTCTAGAAATAGATAGAACTCCAAATGCAACATCTGATCAAGATGTTGCACCCTCTCAAAACAGTAATGAAATAGCAGTAGTAACGTTTCTACCAATAACTCAAGAGGCTGTGCCAATAGTAACTGAATCTCAGTCTCTTGCAAAAACTACACCTCCAGTAACTAAACTTCAGTATCCTGTAGAAACTATAGCTCCTATAGAAACTATGCCCTCAGTAGCTAAATTAACTAACCCTCCACCTCTTCTAGAACCGACATTCTATGAGGATAAACCTCCACCAATAACTCAAGAACAATCTTCAACAATGCACGCAATAGTTGACCAAGTTGTAATATACAATGTGGACAATAAACAAGGAGTAAGCGAAAACAACGTAGAGCTACATGAATATGAGAATCCACCGAAACTTTACAAAACTAAAAGGCAGAAAAGGAGTTTTGAAGATAATCTTGGGTTAGAAGAATTATTTAAAGAAGAGGCTGTGCCAATAGTAGCTAATGTTCAACTTCCTAAACCTGAACATCATGCAGTTGAACATATTGTAGATAAGCCTGAATATCACGCAATTGAACATATTGTAGCTAGACCTGAATATCACGCAGTTGAACATATTGTAGCTAATGATCAACCTCTTGCAGCTGCCCCTGCACCTCAACCTCCTGTAGCTAATGAGCAGCATCCTGTAGCTGATCATCAACCTCTTGCAGCTGCACCTCCTGCAGATGTAGTCCATGTAGTAGAAAATGATCTTCCTGCAGTTCAACCTCCTGAGGATGAATATCTTGCAGCTAATGGTCAACCTCAGAAGCCTGAACATGATATATTTGATGAAGATAATCTTGGGTTAGAAGAATTGTTTAAAGAAGAGGCTGTGCCAATAGTAGCTAATGATCAACCTCCTGCAGATGTAGTCCATGTAGAAAATGATCCTCCTGCAGTTCAACGTCTTGTAGCTAATGATCAACCGCAGGAAGATCAACCTCAGAAGGATAAACATCATGCAGATAATGATCAATCTCAGAAAGATGAACAGATTGTAGATAATAAGCAAACTCTCGTAGCTGCACCTCAACCTCCTGCAGAAACTATAATATTAGTTGAAAAAAAACCTTATATCCCGCCTATTAATTTCGATATCGAACAAAATATAGCAAAATATACTACATATATAGAACTTGATTACTTGGATTTAATTTCAAATGCTTTAAGTACTAGAAATAATCTATTAAAACATGATTTTACGGTAAATATGGCAGCGGCAGGGGATAATGATTATTATATTAAAAAAGGAGGGTGGATTCAAGTTATGAACTCTACTAGCAAACAAAAAGGAAATACTTTACCCTTTAAAAATAATCAGCAAGGCTTCGTTCTAGGTTTTGATGCACAGCCTCTTGATGAACTTATTATAGGAATCGCATATGCTAATGCAAATTCATACACTGAATTTCAAAGCATCTTTAATGATAAGCAAAATACTATTTTACACGTAGCTGCAATTTACAGCAAATATACCTTATCACCAAATATGTATCTGAGTTCTTATCTTAAATATGGTAAAGCCTTTATTAAAAATCTAGGGAAAAGAGATACTATATCAATTAACAGCAAGACTAAGGGTTATGTAGGACGTGCGAAGCTTGAAACTCACTATAAAGTTGATTTAGATAAATTTTTGTTCAAACCAATGGTAGGAATAATATTTGATCGTTTTCTAATCAAAAATTTTACAGAATATAGGAAAGATTTTAATATTAATGTACCAACTAGAAAAGGAAAAAGAGTATCACTTGAAACTGGAATTGATTTCAGTAAACGCATTTTGGTAAAAAATATTTCAATTATTCCTAAGGTACACTTCAAACTAGATCATACTATTCTACTAAATAATTCAAACGACATTATTAATTTTACTAGCATAGAACACCATACTCAAACAGTAGCTATCACAAAATCTCTAAGACCATCTCCAAAGAATGTTATGTATACTTTAGGAGGTTGTATAAACATGCAATCTGTATCAGCACTTGAATTAGGTGCTGGTTATGATTATAGTTTAAAGAAAAATTTTACTACCCACTCTTTCTATGTTAATGGATCAGTGAAATTTTAA
- a CDS encoding sensor histidine kinase NtrY-like, with translation MLNYFYRDLKKYCNSGKLIFVLIIVAIILACSTYYVISIESKSLGPDPSRVIGLILVDLAVFLFLGILLARKFLRDFIDKGERETSSKLQNRIIITFSLIATIPTIIVSVFSAYFFNFGIQSWFDKKISAVLDQSIIVAESYIDEHKMQLRETALSVADDLTEMYYNLIHNPLSFNEALNTEVEMRSLDEAIVFHRPTNTVIANTFLSFAISFATIPAHLMKRAEVGEIVEIKSDPKKIRMLTKLKDHNDIYLLVGRLIDAKIIDHIDKTNGAAEEYYRLKKHISSMQIKFSIVFIFIALLLLLAAISWGMIFATKIVKPIRKLVIATEKVKNGDLTIQVPEDLVNKDEISVLSSAFNRMIKQIDHQQRDLVIAQRALAWSDVARKVAHEIKNPLTPIHLASERLLRKFSNQVEDKAEFNKYIQMIIRHTDDIKKIVSEFVNFARLPAPIFIDCDLVILIKNMVESRKLINDKILYKFITTDQHIDFICDTTQINQIMVNLLKNAEESIGLTRFQQGVIAVSITKSNHQITITVNDNGVGFQANLIDRATEAYITTRSKGTGLGLAIIKKIAQDHCATLELANKHEGGAIVNITFNLDELKLKIHNSKSINHIFT, from the coding sequence ATGTTGAATTACTTTTATCGAGATCTTAAAAAATATTGTAATAGCGGTAAATTAATATTTGTTCTAATAATTGTAGCCATTATATTGGCTTGCTCAACTTATTATGTGATTTCAATTGAGTCGAAATCTCTTGGTCCAGACCCAAGTAGAGTTATAGGGCTTATATTAGTAGATCTTGCTGTATTCTTATTTTTAGGCATTTTATTAGCTCGTAAATTTTTACGAGATTTTATTGATAAAGGTGAGAGGGAGACGTCTTCAAAATTACAAAATCGTATCATTATTACCTTTAGTTTGATTGCTACAATCCCAACTATTATTGTTTCAGTGTTTTCAGCATATTTCTTTAACTTTGGTATTCAATCTTGGTTCGATAAAAAGATTTCTGCTGTGCTTGATCAGTCGATAATAGTAGCAGAATCTTATATAGACGAACATAAAATGCAGTTACGCGAAACAGCATTATCTGTCGCTGATGATTTAACTGAGATGTATTATAATTTAATACATAATCCCCTTTCATTTAATGAAGCATTAAATACTGAAGTTGAGATGCGTTCTCTTGATGAAGCTATAGTTTTTCATAGACCTACTAATACTGTTATTGCTAATACATTCTTAAGTTTCGCAATTTCATTTGCTACTATTCCAGCTCATTTAATGAAAAGAGCTGAGGTAGGAGAAATTGTTGAAATAAAATCTGATCCTAAAAAGATTCGAATGCTTACAAAACTTAAAGATCATAATGATATATATTTGTTGGTAGGTAGATTGATTGATGCCAAAATTATTGATCATATTGATAAAACTAACGGTGCAGCTGAAGAATATTATCGTCTTAAAAAACATATATCCAGTATGCAGATCAAATTTTCTATAGTATTTATTTTTATTGCTTTATTACTGCTATTAGCTGCAATAAGCTGGGGGATGATTTTTGCTACAAAGATAGTAAAGCCTATTCGGAAATTAGTGATTGCTACTGAAAAGGTTAAAAATGGTGACTTAACTATTCAAGTGCCAGAAGACCTTGTTAATAAAGATGAAATAAGCGTTTTATCCTCAGCTTTTAATAGGATGATTAAACAAATTGATCATCAACAAAGAGATCTAGTTATAGCTCAGCGTGCACTTGCTTGGTCTGACGTAGCAAGGAAAGTAGCTCACGAAATTAAGAATCCTTTGACACCTATTCATCTTGCCTCCGAAAGATTGCTTAGGAAATTTAGTAATCAAGTTGAAGATAAGGCAGAGTTCAACAAATACATACAGATGATTATACGTCATACTGACGACATTAAGAAAATTGTCTCTGAATTTGTTAATTTTGCAAGATTACCAGCCCCAATATTTATAGATTGTGATCTAGTAATTCTTATAAAGAATATGGTTGAATCACGAAAATTAATTAATGATAAAATATTATATAAGTTCATCACAACTGATCAGCACATAGATTTCATCTGTGATACAACTCAAATTAATCAGATTATGGTTAATTTGTTAAAAAATGCCGAAGAATCTATAGGACTTACTAGATTTCAACAAGGTGTTATTGCTGTTTCTATAACCAAGTCTAACCATCAGATTACTATTACAGTAAATGACAATGGAGTAGGATTCCAAGCAAATTTAATTGATAGGGCTACAGAAGCCTATATAACAACTAGATCTAAAGGAACTGGTTTAGGGCTAGCCATTATCAAAAAAATAGCACAAGATCATTGTGCAACACTAGAGTTAGCAAACAAGCACGAGGGAGGGGCAATTGTCAACATAACGTTCAACCTTGATGAATTAAAATTAAAGATCCATAATTCGAAGTCGATAAATCACATTTTCACTTAA